Part of the Puntigrus tetrazona isolate hp1 unplaced genomic scaffold, ASM1883169v1 S000000176, whole genome shotgun sequence genome is shown below.
ATGCATAAATAAGCAGTAGAAAGTATACTGCTCAGTCCCACATGTGATATGTAGTGCACGggataaataaatgttgaagggagtttataatactttaatacttaAGAATACTggagattttaatatttttattacagtaaaatgccttttatttactgtataatgttaaaaaaaaacattccggtttcaaataaatgctgtcctttggatttagtttttattggaGGATACTGAAAAagtttgttggggttttttagTGATCGGAAATGTTTCAAATCAGCATCTTAGAAGGACTTTTGATGACTGGAGCGATGACGctgaatgcaaaaaattaaattatcattcaaataatacaaattgtcTGATTAAAAACGTCATTCTGTCAGAAACAACCTTgcaaaatgaactaaaaataagGTAATTAGTCACTTTCTGTACCGTTAATAGACTTTAGTATAGCTGGGAAGTGTGTGAAAAAGGTGTTTTTGTCATTAGACGGAGACAAAATGCTATTTCTTCATAAGTGGGAAATAAGTTTTGAGTTGTGAAACTTGCctaaaagttatattttaaaatacctttaTGAAATGCAGACGGTTTCAAAGCGGCTTAACATTAAAAGGCAGAAAAATAACATGGGttatttttacaacattaacaaaaaattgaaaattgagGATGCAGTGCATGGTATTGAACCGAATCGGTGAAATGATAATCATAATCAGACTAGTTCTGTCTAATGATCAATCGCCATTaatggcatccaaaataaaagttttatttacatttatatacgaGTGTGTAGCGTactgtatttgttatttattatgtatatctattttttatgGTAATGTAGTTAATTATGTAtatctaaatacacacacatactgtattgaaaatatttacacacacacacacacacatatataaaataaggaaaataagttaattatatattaactacatttaccaaaaaaaaaaaaaaaaaaatatatatatatatatatatatatatatatatatatatatatatatatatatatatatatatatatattttttttttttttttttttttatggtaatgtagttaatatataattaacttattttcctccatatatacatgcatgtgtatttatatatacataataaatatgcaaaataaatacgGTACACACTCGTATATTAtggaaacaattttttattttgaacgcAATTAATCATACGACAACACTAAATCAAACCGTGAGACCGGTGAAGATTCATTAAGCGCAAGGTGTTTCTGGATCAGAACTAAGACATCATTTTTCAGGCTTGCgatcagggttaggtgcttctTCACTCTTGtgattcatctatcatttcccactgacTGTAAGAATACATTTTAGGTAGTAGTAATGTTTGTCCAGGATCATGACTTCTCACCCCTACCTAAATATTATCAGTTGTTCTCCTAATACGAGGCTGTCCCGATTCAGCTCTGAATGAAATGTCTCGTCTTCATCAGGTTGGGCCGTGCCTCCAGACAGCCGCTACGTGACGCTCACCGGCACCATCACGCGCGGCAAGAAGAAAGGTCAGATGGTGGACATCCACGTCACgctcacagagagagagctgcAGGAGATGGCCCGGTCGAAGGAGCGTCTGGATGCCGAATGCGACGCCCGCGAGGGCTCGAGTCGCTCGTGCGGTTTCGGGCTTTCTCAAGGTCCCCACGTCATCCTCTGGAGCCTCTCCTGCGCCCCCGTCGTCTTCGTCCTGTCCTTCATCACCTCGTTTTACTACGGCACTCTCACGTGGTACAACATATTCCTGGTGTACAACGAGGAGCGGACGTTCTGCCACAAAATCACGGTCTGCCCGTTCCTCATCGTCTTCTACCCCGCGCTCATCGTGGCTCTGTCGCTGTCGCTGGGCTTGTACTCGGCCGTGGCGCAGGTGTCCTGGGCCTTCGGCGAGTGGTGGCTTTCGGTCCGGGATCTGGAGAAGGGCTTCTGCGGGTGGGCTTGCGGGAAGCTGGGATTGGAAGACTGCTCTCCGTACAGCGTGGTCGAGCTGCTGGACTCGGACACCATTTCCGGGAGTCTGCAGGGGAAGTCGCTGCAAACGTCCTCGGTGTGAACGGAAATCAccccagactctctctctctctgagggTGACGCTCCATCTTTAAAAACCCCCTGGGACTGGCTCAGAAGCTTCAAAATTCCCCTgaaatgggtaaaaaaaaagctgtttactCCCAAAACTTTTCCCTCGCTCGACCGACGTGTCGTTAGTAACACAATTATTAGTAAAACAATTATTGATCATTTCGCTTTTTTTCTGCGGTCATAAACATTGCATCAGCTGTTTTAAACGGTTCGATCACGTTGCAAAAAAACGTACGCAACATTAATAGAACCACCgagataaaaaacaaacaaaattcgTCCATCGGCGCGCTCCAAAATGgtaatttttttggtaaaatgttTCAAACTACAATTGTAAGTCAATGCTGCGAGTGTCGTTATTAAGCAATTTTTGTTTCGcgtttgaatttttaatttagtacaaTATTTTGCCATTGCCTGAATTATTTTTACTAGCGACTGCCATGGATTcgtattgcataaaaaaaagtttgctgtTAAGACGTTTGCTCGCTATGACCACGCgcaacaaaaatgcatattttaatactaGAGACACAAAAGATAGCATGCACCAAAAATCTTTGTCATGCATTTGTTAACGTACTTTACTAGCCCTTCTTTTTGGAGCTGTCATCTTCTCACGGTGCTAACAGGAAGTAAACTTccagtggccctccaggaatccataataacgcttatcccagagaaaaaaaagtcttctctcacatcaaaatccagccAGATAtgtgtttagagctgttttttATCCCTTGTAAACGgcgcttgatctgtgcagattgcTCTCTCGGTTCATCATCATGGACTTGTGTTTTATCCAgaaattaatttctattaacATGCAGCTTTCTTTACAAGCAAGtacttttcttctttctttcttcgaAGACACAAACTCCGTCTTATCTCGGACGGCCTGAGGGTCGACACGTTTTCAgctcatttgtaatttttttttgggtcAGCCGTTCTTTTAACGACGAAAAGAATAACTCAGGACGCGCCGCTTAACTTGCGATCCGAACAGAATCgtaaaaaagtcaatttaatgTCAAGGAACttttacaaaataacaattttctcTGCTGTTGGGGCTTTTTAGGCGGAGAATAGTGTTGTGTATCTGAAAACGGGCCGAACATATAGCTGTAACTGGCCTCAATGGAGTACGAGAATGACGTTATGCATTTCATAGCAAATGTGCATTATAGAAATGCATCATATTTTGGGAGAAAGTGCGATGTTCTCGAGCCTAACAggacaaacttttattttgttctgtacTCGTTTGCCAagaacgttttatttttaaccgtGTCTGTTTTCATATtgtaaggcttttttttttttaagtacttttaaaatattcctCCTTTGCTTTTGTTTATCGGCACTtggcatttattaattttagcttTAACTCTTAATTTGTTTCACTTATTAAGTAGAAATCGCTCGCCGACaaatttgttgtgttttttttttaaacaaatatttttggtttaaatttGTGCATTTCAACTATTTATTCTTTGCTCTTtcgttgtatttattttagaggtttgcatgttttattttttgttgcaaatacatctatttttttgttcaccCTCATAAGAAAAGAGCATAACCCCTGGTAAAAATTAAgccatatataaatatatgcaaatgaaCTGCGAGGTTCTTTGTGAGAAGCCTTGCATTTTCTGTGAGTGGTTTTATTTATGACGAGCCCGAGAGAATTTAATAAACGGATACAAAAGGGGCAAGTGATATGCAGAatgttgtgagtgtgtgtatatgggtGCTGACAATTATTAcgaatattatatacataaccAGTAAAAAGGCGGTGTCTTGGACAGAACGTTTTAAATCACTGTATATCAAATGCATTATGATAAAgttgtttcttgttaatttaattaatcagtggtttacatttttctttgtttctcctTGATTTAATCGTTTGAACTCAcagtttgcatttatattgtgcGGTGATGctcaaaacataataaaagtcCTGTATTTCCATGTCTGGTGTGCGTGTCTGTTGACAAAACTCTCATTTGCAGAAtttataatttcacaaaaagccacgatagaaatgtttttcatttcgcATGCTCACCTGTATATTATCCCTCTTGATGCATCGTTATTTACTTGCCATTTATTTCTTCTATCATATAGCAATCGCATCTAATTTGAATACAAGCATGTCATTATTCTCATTAAACCCTCATTTACGCAGTCATGCAGATTATGtcatgaatgcataaataaggATTTCTATAAACACGTTTGTCCTACACTGAACACGTTTCCTCCTGTGTAAACGTCTTTATGTCTTTTTATAGACCTCTGCGGCGTTAATCGATAGGTAGCACtgaatattacatattaaaagtaaatatcttCGCTTTTAGAGGCGTTACGTCTTCAAACTATGTTTAAATTAGGCctatattaaatcatttatcgAATGTCCCGACGCAaagttgtgttgttttaatCGTTTTGTTGCGCTGTCTGGGGCGGAACCTTTTATCACCCGCTCATTTACTCACCCGGAACAATAACAGACGGAAACCAGAGAGATGGCGCGAGCAGCGAAGGTACCTCAGTTATTATTCCTTGATCTTATAAGCCTgcgttattattaataataaataatacgtATTTGCTTTCACACTGCTTGAGTTTCATTGGATATAACTGCCTTTTGGGTCGGTAGTTATGCACATATTTACACAATAAACAaagtttcacaaaaaaagtgtcatgCTTAAATTATTAAGGCAAGTATCTCTGACCGCACAGCTTTatcagaagaagaaataaaaagtaaacaggTTTTATACATAATGCAATTGCGGAAAgacaatagaaataaaaaataaaagcgaaCGGCTCAGATTTGTTCCCTGGAAAATGTGATGGGTTATATTAAAGTTATTACTACGTATCTCAAATGCAATTGTTTTTCAATTGCAAACTTTAGTATCCTCTGTATACAATCTGAGCacgttttgatattttttatttttctgaatctATGGACGAGACGCTCTTTCTGTGAAGAAACACAAGAGTTGGTCTCCATCTAATCTCGTTGCTTTCTAAGAATCATATAAGATCTCGCTTGTtgattttgataaataaatcgTGTTcaaggaaataaaaatgagaagtctgttatcatttactcacttcctgtttttccCAAACCCCCGAGATGTTATATTTCGGAACACAGAAACGTGAGACTTGTCTCTAAAGAGTTATTTTGCGTGTATTTTCTTCTatcttagtttttttattcaatttttaatatttttttgcagtcagCGTTGGTGCTTTGCATGGATGTGGGTTTCTCCATGAGCAACTCCGAGCCTGGCCGGGAACCGCCCTTCGAACAGGCCAAAAAAGTCATCCAGAAGTTTGTCCAGCGGCAGGTTTGCACCTTCTCTTTatgacattatattataaattataaatgatatctGTTTGCCAGTGCAGAAGGAGCTTGACCGGCGTCctctgtgtttcaggtgtttgCCGAGAATAAAGACGAGGTGGGTCTGGTGCTGTTCGGTACCGACGGCACTAAGAACAGCCTGGCTAAAGACGGACAGTATGAGAACATCACGGTCCACCGTCACCTCATGATGCCCGATTTTGAGCTGCTCGAGGAGATTGAGAGCGAACTGCAACCTGGCGGTCAGCAAGCGGACTGTATCCTTCCCGTTACCCTGAACAGACAACAACGCATGTCGTAGATCTCACGAGGCGATCGGTTAGGGATAGTTACGTACACTAAACACTAAAGAGTTTagaaaatgtagcattgcacTGATgggtgctctgcagtgaatgggtgccgtcagaatagtTGATAAAAACGTCGCCGTAATCCACAAGTCACTCTTTTTCTTGTGAAATATGAGGACATAATTCATAATGTTGTTTTCTCCAGTATTGTCTTAAGCAAATATGTGGCGGATTTTGACGGGAGGGACAACGGGAGATGGGCTTTTTTTCACTGAGCAAGTGTTATTGATTACTGACtcatatttaaagttaaaattgaaCATTTGCCAACACCTGTCCTCACCCTCAGCTCATCCGAGATGCATGTGttgggtttgtttctttgttttcgCATTTAGAGCAATAACagagcattgcatcacttgctgaATGGATGCcatgcagcgaatgggtgccgtcagactgaGAGTCCAAGCAGCTGATGAAGACATCACAGCAATCCACAGCACG
Proteins encoded:
- the tmem169b gene encoding transmembrane protein 169 produces the protein MEQVEQLRSESPQLESVRSDVSEGQDEGSSGTSTRRKRRKREHRPESIIVYRSDPERAAGEDHGGDGEGGERNSEEGATFLNDPSGEGWAVPPDSRYVTLTGTITRGKKKGQMVDIHVTLTERELQEMARSKERLDAECDAREGSSRSCGFGLSQGPHVILWSLSCAPVVFVLSFITSFYYGTLTWYNIFLVYNEERTFCHKITVCPFLIVFYPALIVALSLSLGLYSAVAQVSWAFGEWWLSVRDLEKGFCGWACGKLGLEDCSPYSVVELLDSDTISGSLQGKSLQTSSV